The proteins below come from a single Corynebacterium cystitidis genomic window:
- a CDS encoding class A beta-lactamase-related serine hydrolase, with translation MMRRQILSATSALVLVGTLNSSCTIGDPETTSVLNDESSTVNHTPTTAVPPSTSGPLPYPGDDYLTAELQGVVDGVVAKYGGAAALPVSDGTAENVGGEDVAFPAWSTIKVPIAIAALRQDPSMSATAMDAITSSDKAAAEALWATVAPSQVEAVLAEASVPITVCVYPKAPPRFLHVLSNVVVAVAAGATRREPAACTGRAARARHDGPDSSGPGLWYRTVARRVF, from the coding sequence ATGATGCGTCGGCAGATCCTCAGCGCCACCAGCGCCCTTGTGCTCGTCGGCACGCTCAATTCTTCCTGCACGATCGGCGACCCCGAAACAACGAGCGTGCTTAATGACGAATCCTCCACCGTGAATCACACACCAACTACGGCTGTTCCGCCTAGCACGTCGGGTCCGTTACCCTATCCCGGCGATGATTATCTGACAGCGGAACTGCAGGGCGTTGTTGATGGGGTGGTTGCCAAGTATGGTGGTGCTGCTGCACTTCCGGTCTCCGATGGCACTGCGGAGAATGTCGGCGGCGAAGATGTCGCGTTTCCTGCGTGGTCCACGATCAAGGTGCCGATTGCGATCGCTGCGTTGCGCCAGGATCCGTCGATGTCGGCTACAGCTATGGACGCAATCACGTCGTCTGATAAAGCAGCGGCTGAGGCACTGTGGGCCACCGTCGCCCCGTCGCAGGTCGAAGCCGTGCTGGCTGAGGCGAGCGTGCCCATAACCGTGTGTGTATACCCTAAAGCTCCGCCCCGATTTCTCCACGTTCTGTCAAACGTTGTGGTCGCCGTCGCAGCAGGCGCGACTCGCCGCGAACCTGCCGCGTGTACAGGACGCGCAGCCCGTGCTCGACATGATGGGCCAGATAGTTCCGGACCAGGGCTATGGTATCGGACAGTTGCCCGGCGCGTGTTTTAA